A genomic window from Ideonella sp. WA131b includes:
- a CDS encoding RNB domain-containing ribonuclease has product MYALFDDAGRFHAGRVMSEAESSLQVELDSGKRVKVKAANLMLRFDQPAPAELLARARVLADDIDLDLAWAFAPEAEFGFADLARDYFDAMAGPEHQAAALLRLFEAPHYFRRLGRGQFKKAPEDTVKAALLGIERKKQIAAQIEAWAGELAAGNCPEPVREQLYRILFRPDKNGPEYKAVVEASRRAQRAPLDLLAAAGAITSPYQFHWRRFLFEFFVKGTSFPALAAPPVEGELPLAEGVAAFSIDDSATTEIDDALSVRGLGTGTVVFGIHIAAPGLAIAPDSPLDKVARERLSTVYMPGWKITMLPDEVVQAYTLMAGRDCPALSLYATFDEASLELQGHETKIERVRIAANLRHDVLDAVVTEASLTSEASGTEPAAYDFAPELAFAFRLARHLKTAREVVRGKPETFNRPDYSFKLDRSNAGTEPTGDETVLIGNRRRGAPLDLIVAEAMILANSTWGGWLAQHGVPAIYRSQASLAPGIKVKMGTKPAPHAGMGVPQYAWSTSPLRRYTDLVNQWQIVAVARHGHAAPLVAPFRPKDAALFSIIGAFDSAYSAYNGFQQQIERYWTLRHLQQAGIAELEATVMKDGLVRAETLPLVFRLPGTEGLPRGARLRARVAGIDLLTLELHATLLARLDAEPAPPEESAEDDEAEPTGSLQLAIDVAEADAAPAVDPAAEPAA; this is encoded by the coding sequence ATGTACGCCCTCTTCGACGACGCCGGCAGGTTCCACGCCGGGCGCGTGATGTCCGAGGCCGAGAGCTCGCTGCAGGTGGAACTGGACTCCGGCAAGCGCGTCAAGGTCAAGGCCGCGAACCTGATGCTGCGCTTCGACCAGCCGGCGCCGGCCGAGCTGCTGGCGCGCGCCCGCGTGCTGGCCGATGACATCGACCTCGACCTGGCCTGGGCGTTCGCGCCGGAGGCCGAGTTCGGCTTCGCGGATCTGGCCCGCGACTACTTCGACGCCATGGCCGGCCCCGAACACCAGGCCGCGGCGCTGCTGCGGCTGTTCGAGGCGCCGCACTACTTCCGCCGGTTGGGCCGGGGGCAGTTCAAGAAGGCGCCGGAAGACACCGTCAAGGCCGCGCTCCTGGGCATCGAGCGCAAGAAGCAGATCGCCGCGCAGATCGAGGCCTGGGCCGGCGAGCTGGCTGCCGGCAATTGCCCCGAGCCCGTGCGCGAGCAGCTCTACCGCATCCTCTTCAGGCCCGACAAGAACGGCCCCGAGTACAAGGCCGTGGTCGAGGCCAGCCGCCGCGCGCAGCGCGCGCCACTGGACCTGTTGGCCGCCGCCGGCGCCATCACGAGCCCTTACCAGTTCCACTGGAGGCGCTTCCTGTTCGAGTTCTTCGTCAAGGGCACCAGCTTCCCGGCGCTGGCCGCGCCGCCCGTGGAGGGCGAGCTGCCCCTGGCCGAGGGCGTGGCGGCGTTCTCCATCGACGACTCGGCCACCACCGAGATCGACGACGCGCTGTCGGTGCGCGGGCTGGGCACGGGCACGGTGGTCTTCGGCATCCACATCGCGGCGCCGGGGCTGGCCATCGCGCCCGACTCGCCGCTCGACAAGGTGGCTCGCGAGCGCCTGTCCACCGTCTACATGCCGGGCTGGAAGATCACCATGCTGCCCGACGAGGTGGTGCAGGCCTACACGCTGATGGCCGGGCGCGACTGCCCTGCACTGAGCCTGTACGCCACCTTCGACGAGGCCTCGCTCGAGCTGCAGGGCCACGAGACGAAGATCGAGCGCGTGCGCATCGCCGCCAACCTGCGCCACGATGTGCTGGACGCCGTCGTCACCGAGGCCTCGCTGACGTCCGAAGCGAGCGGCACCGAGCCCGCGGCCTACGACTTCGCGCCCGAGCTGGCTTTCGCCTTCCGCCTCGCCCGGCATCTCAAGACCGCGCGCGAAGTGGTGCGCGGCAAGCCCGAGACCTTCAACCGGCCCGATTACAGCTTCAAGCTCGACCGCAGCAACGCCGGCACCGAGCCTACCGGCGACGAGACCGTGCTCATCGGCAACCGCCGCCGCGGCGCGCCGCTGGACCTGATCGTCGCCGAGGCCATGATCCTGGCCAACAGCACCTGGGGCGGCTGGCTGGCGCAGCACGGGGTGCCGGCCATCTACCGCAGCCAGGCCAGCCTGGCTCCGGGCATCAAGGTGAAGATGGGCACCAAGCCCGCGCCGCACGCCGGCATGGGTGTGCCGCAGTACGCCTGGAGCACGAGCCCGCTGCGGCGCTACACCGATCTCGTCAACCAGTGGCAAATCGTGGCCGTGGCGCGCCACGGCCACGCGGCGCCGCTGGTGGCGCCCTTTCGCCCCAAGGACGCAGCCCTGTTCAGCATCATTGGCGCGTTCGACTCCGCGTACTCGGCCTACAACGGCTTCCAGCAGCAGATTGAACGCTACTGGACGCTGCGTCACCTGCAGCAGGCTGGCATCGCCGAGCTGGAGGCCACGGTCATGAAGGACGGACTGGTGCGCGCCGAGACCTTGCCGCTGGTGTTCCGGCTGCCCGGTACCGAGGGCCTGCCGCGCGGCGCGCGCCTGCGCGCGCGCGTGGCCGGCATCGATCTGCTGACGCTCGAGCTGCACGCCACGCTGCTGGCGCGGCTCGACGCCGAACCGGCACCACCGGAAGAGTCGGCCGAGGACGACGAGGCCGAGCCCACCGGCAGCCTGCAGCTGGCCATCGACGTGGCAGAGGCCGACGCCGCGCCGGCAGTGGACCCCGCGGCCGAGCCCGCGGCCTGA
- a CDS encoding TonB family protein, giving the protein MRWPELTTLQWALALSLGAHGVLLSVRFVDPEAIERAFRDTPLEVILVNARGEDPPAEAQALAQANLAGGGEAAQGRATSPLPLAATVQLGESPDEARQRIAQLRRQQQQLQRQQQLLLAQARREIAALLSPDPSRDNGSPEQREQEERRKQLLRMLSEIEKRVNEENARPKKRYVSPATREEIYALYYDNLRRRIEDRGTRSFPEHQGRKLFGELTMNVTIDAAGRVVEADIVRSSNDRRLDQQALAIVAASQPFGPFTPAMRARADQIVVTSRFRFTRDEALETIQISR; this is encoded by the coding sequence ATGCGCTGGCCGGAACTGACGACACTGCAGTGGGCGCTGGCGCTCTCCCTGGGCGCGCACGGCGTGCTGCTGTCGGTGCGCTTCGTCGATCCCGAGGCCATCGAGCGGGCCTTCCGCGATACGCCGCTGGAGGTGATCCTCGTCAACGCCCGTGGCGAGGATCCGCCGGCCGAGGCCCAGGCCCTGGCGCAGGCCAACCTGGCCGGCGGCGGTGAGGCTGCCCAGGGCCGCGCCACCAGCCCACTGCCGCTGGCCGCCACGGTGCAGCTGGGCGAGTCGCCCGACGAAGCCCGCCAGCGCATCGCGCAGCTGCGGCGCCAGCAGCAGCAGCTGCAGCGTCAGCAACAGCTGCTGCTGGCCCAGGCGCGGCGCGAGATCGCCGCGCTGCTGTCGCCCGACCCCAGCCGCGACAACGGCAGCCCCGAGCAGCGCGAGCAGGAAGAGCGCCGCAAGCAGCTGCTGCGCATGCTGTCCGAGATCGAGAAGCGGGTGAACGAGGAGAACGCGCGCCCCAAGAAGCGCTACGTCAGCCCGGCCACGCGCGAGGAAATCTACGCCCTCTACTACGACAACCTGCGCCGCCGCATCGAGGACCGGGGGACGCGCAGCTTCCCCGAGCACCAGGGCCGCAAGCTCTTTGGCGAGCTGACGATGAACGTCACCATCGACGCCGCCGGCCGCGTCGTCGAGGCCGACATCGTGCGCAGCAGCAATGACCGCCGGCTCGACCAGCAGGCGCTGGCCATCGTGGCGGCCTCCCAGCCCTTCGGGCCCTTCACGCCCGCAATGCGCGCGCGGGCCGACCAGATCGTCGTCACCTCGCGCTTCCGCTTCACGCGCGACGAGGCGCTTGAGACCATACAGATCAGCCGATGA
- a CDS encoding zinc-dependent metalloprotease: MTDAPTKHTTEPSRSSTTPAHRQTALPPLTAVTAALLLLSGCATPTPPDQAPGAAAPPQAAAPAPAPAAPAAPPAPAPASGGAAPAPAAQPTAGASAPPPAAARPPGTPPPFAEVIKDAKREDGYIPIWRKDEKVWLELTPERLGQLFLLSVNVKNAVGERGLYAGDMGPAWLAQFRSVGNQIQLVAINTDFRADGDPGNRIAVRESFSDSLVGSSAVASARHPESKSVLVDAGFLLGDMAGYSTYLELAYRMPFAPDRANSFFDAARAQPGLTTLGGQVHYSVPRIAAPPLLPPGAPRPMTPPPPQTTPDPRSLFVGFVYNFRELPAEPMKPRLADPRVGYFVDSYTELSDDLKPTTRVHHINRWRLEKKDPAAAMSEPVRPITFWIDRNTPLRYRKAVEEGILEFNKAFERIGFKNAIVARQQPDDANFSLMESGHASVRWFSGADVGFAQGPSHSDPRTGEILDADIRMADVFGRGARRLIREDMQPLQAFAAPPAAGAPGWRGALSALWQQGLTGQGGAPQACGYAMQAVNELHFAMDLLEARGDLDPESPEAEAFVQAYVKDVIVHEVGHTLGLRHNFISSTTVTRQQLKDKAFGEKNGISNSVMDYNAFNLPLQGEPKGEFNMKGLGAYDYFAIEYGYKPLDPKLDAKAEAAELDKIASRQRTDPLIAFADDADAGWGDTGGYDPRVNLFDLGDDPLAYYQRRLKLTRELWDRVQTRGPRDGDDANRLRRSLLSGFRLLRSAPADAAKYVGGLYAERDPQGRPGSRPAFRPVEPARQREALQFVADSLFTVDSFRFKPEFLSSLQPDFIEWNRAGPADIPGTVLALQTQALDRLLSPGVARRLLDLPNLVPPAQRKDLISLGELYGTLQSAVWSELKSGQEIEPMRRSLQRAHIARLQGLLTRPGGALPADAYALVRFQAVRLQAELRAASTRRGQSLESKAHLEEALATLTEALRATLSRG, translated from the coding sequence ATGACCGACGCACCCACCAAGCACACGACCGAACCGTCCCGTTCCAGCACGACGCCAGCGCATCGCCAGACCGCCTTGCCGCCGCTGACGGCCGTGACGGCGGCCCTGCTGTTGCTGAGCGGCTGCGCGACCCCCACGCCGCCCGACCAGGCGCCGGGTGCCGCTGCGCCGCCCCAGGCTGCGGCGCCCGCACCGGCGCCAGCTGCGCCAGCTGCGCCACCGGCGCCCGCGCCGGCCAGCGGGGGCGCAGCGCCCGCGCCCGCTGCACAGCCCACTGCCGGCGCCTCGGCCCCGCCGCCGGCGGCGGCCCGCCCGCCGGGCACGCCGCCGCCCTTCGCCGAGGTCATCAAGGACGCCAAGCGCGAGGACGGCTACATCCCGATCTGGCGCAAGGACGAGAAAGTCTGGCTGGAACTCACGCCCGAGCGCCTGGGCCAGCTCTTCCTGCTGTCGGTGAACGTCAAGAACGCGGTCGGCGAGCGCGGCCTGTATGCCGGCGATATGGGGCCGGCGTGGCTGGCGCAGTTCCGCAGCGTCGGCAACCAGATCCAGCTCGTTGCCATCAACACCGACTTCCGCGCCGACGGCGACCCCGGCAACCGCATCGCGGTGCGCGAGAGCTTCTCGGACAGCCTGGTGGGCTCGTCGGCGGTCGCCAGTGCCCGGCACCCCGAGAGCAAGAGCGTGCTCGTGGACGCCGGCTTCCTGCTGGGCGACATGGCCGGCTACAGCACCTATCTGGAGCTGGCCTACCGCATGCCCTTCGCGCCCGACCGCGCCAACAGCTTCTTCGACGCCGCCCGAGCCCAGCCGGGCCTGACCACGCTCGGCGGCCAGGTCCACTACAGCGTGCCGCGCATCGCCGCGCCGCCGCTGCTGCCGCCGGGCGCACCACGGCCGATGACGCCGCCGCCGCCGCAGACCACGCCGGACCCGCGCAGCCTGTTCGTTGGTTTCGTCTACAACTTCCGCGAGCTGCCGGCCGAACCGATGAAGCCGCGCCTGGCCGACCCGCGCGTGGGCTACTTCGTCGACAGCTACACCGAGCTGTCCGACGATCTCAAGCCCACGACGCGCGTGCACCACATCAACCGCTGGCGGCTCGAGAAGAAGGACCCGGCCGCGGCCATGAGCGAGCCGGTGCGCCCGATCACGTTCTGGATCGACCGCAACACGCCGCTGCGTTACCGCAAGGCCGTTGAGGAGGGCATCCTCGAGTTCAACAAGGCCTTCGAGCGCATCGGCTTCAAGAATGCCATCGTGGCCCGGCAGCAGCCCGACGACGCCAACTTCTCGTTGATGGAGTCCGGGCATGCCTCGGTGCGCTGGTTCAGCGGCGCCGACGTCGGCTTCGCGCAGGGCCCGAGCCACTCCGACCCGCGCACCGGCGAGATCCTCGACGCCGACATCCGCATGGCCGATGTCTTCGGCCGCGGTGCGCGGCGGCTGATCCGCGAGGACATGCAGCCGCTGCAGGCCTTTGCCGCGCCCCCTGCCGCCGGTGCGCCGGGCTGGCGCGGCGCGCTGTCTGCCCTTTGGCAGCAGGGTCTGACGGGCCAAGGCGGTGCACCGCAGGCCTGCGGCTACGCGATGCAGGCGGTCAACGAGCTGCACTTCGCGATGGACCTGCTCGAGGCGCGCGGCGACCTCGACCCCGAGAGCCCCGAGGCCGAGGCCTTTGTGCAGGCCTACGTCAAGGACGTGATCGTGCACGAGGTGGGCCACACCCTGGGCCTGCGCCACAACTTCATCAGCTCCACCACGGTCACGCGGCAGCAGCTCAAGGACAAGGCCTTCGGCGAGAAGAACGGCATCTCCAACTCGGTGATGGACTACAACGCCTTCAACCTGCCGCTGCAGGGCGAGCCCAAGGGCGAGTTCAACATGAAGGGCCTGGGCGCCTACGACTACTTTGCCATCGAGTACGGCTACAAGCCGCTCGACCCCAAGCTCGATGCCAAGGCCGAGGCGGCGGAGCTGGACAAGATCGCGAGCCGCCAGCGCACCGACCCGCTGATCGCGTTTGCCGACGACGCCGACGCCGGCTGGGGCGACACCGGTGGCTACGACCCGCGCGTGAACCTGTTCGATCTCGGCGACGACCCGCTGGCCTACTACCAGCGCCGCCTGAAGCTCACGCGCGAGCTCTGGGACCGTGTGCAAACTCGCGGCCCACGCGACGGCGACGATGCCAACCGCCTGCGCCGCAGCCTGCTGTCGGGCTTCCGGCTGCTGCGCAGCGCGCCTGCGGATGCGGCCAAGTACGTGGGCGGCCTGTACGCCGAGCGCGACCCGCAAGGCCGGCCCGGCTCGCGCCCGGCCTTCCGACCGGTGGAGCCAGCGCGCCAGCGCGAGGCGCTGCAGTTCGTGGCTGACTCGCTGTTCACGGTGGACAGCTTCCGCTTCAAGCCCGAGTTCCTGAGCAGCCTGCAGCCCGACTTCATCGAGTGGAACCGCGCCGGCCCGGCCGACATCCCCGGCACCGTGCTGGCGTTGCAGACGCAGGCGCTGGACCGGCTGCTGTCGCCCGGCGTGGCACGGCGGCTGCTCGACCTGCCCAACCTGGTGCCCCCGGCCCAGCGCAAGGACCTGATCTCGCTGGGCGAGCTTTACGGCACGCTGCAGTCGGCGGTGTGGAGCGAGCTCAAGAGCGGCCAGGAGATCGAGCCGATGAGGCGCAGCCTGCAGCGGGCCCACATCGCGCGGCTGCAGGGTCTGCTCACGCGCCCGGGCGGCGCGCTGCCGGCCGATGCCTACGCGCTGGTGCGCTTCCAGGCCGTGCGGCTGCAGGCCGAGCTGCGCGCGGCCAG